A DNA window from Centropristis striata isolate RG_2023a ecotype Rhode Island chromosome 10, C.striata_1.0, whole genome shotgun sequence contains the following coding sequences:
- the nr0b1 gene encoding nuclear receptor subfamily 0 group B member 1, whose protein sequence is MATLDGCRCRGASGRNNNSILYSILKSDSLATAEEQQHQHHPHTPQQQTLQHLLHKTSSTSTSSASLQELRQQACSCGSTRRRGILRSPQVTCKAASAVLVKTLRFVKNVPCFRELPEDDQLMLIRSGWAPLLVLGLAQDRVDFETTETVEPSMLQRILTGVPDRQSEVLAGQSRGATGVSVVDIEAIKAFLKKCWSVDISTKEYAYLKGAVLFNPDVEGLRCLHYIQSLRREAHQALNEHVRLIHREDTTRFAKLLIALSMLRAISPPVVAQLFFRPVIGSVSIEEVLMEMFYGK, encoded by the exons ATGGCCACGCTGGACGGCTGCCGCTGCCGTGGAgccagcgggagaaacaacaacagcatcCTTTACAGCATTTTGAAAAGTGACAGCCTCGCCACTGCCGAGGAGcaacaacaccaacaccacCCCCACACACCCCAACAACAAACATTGCAACACTTGCTCCACAAAACCTCCTCTACATCTACATCCTCCGCGTCCCTGCAGGAGCTCCGGCAGCAGGCGTGCTCCTGCGGCTCGACGCGCCGCCGAGGCATCCTCCGCTCCCCGCAGGTGACGTGCAAAGCCGCCTCGGCGGTGCTGGTGAAGACGCTGCGCTTCGTGAAAAACGTCCCCTGTTTTCGCGAGCTGCCCGAGGACGATCAGCTGATGCTGATCCGGAGTGGCTGGGCGCCCTTGCTCGTGCTGGGGCTCGCGCAGGACCGGGTGGACTTTGAGACCACGGAGACCGTGGAGCCCAGCATGCTGCAGCGCATCCTCACCGGTGTACCGGACCGGCAGAGCGAGGTGCTGGCCGGCCAGAGCAGAGGGGCGACCGGAGTGTCTGTCGTGGATATCGAAGCTATCAAAGCTTTTCTGAAGAAGTGCTGGAGTGTAGATATCAGTACGAAGGAGTACGCGTACCTGAAGGGAGCGGTGCTGTTCAACCCAG ATGTGGAGGGTCTGCGCTGCCTCCACTACATCCAGTCCCTGCGTCGGGAGGCGCACCAGGCTCTGAACGAGCACGTCCGGCTGATCCACCGCGAGGACACGACCAGGTTCGCCAAGCTGCTCATAGCCCTGTCCATGCTGAGGGCCATCAGCCCGCCGGTGGTCGCGCAGCTCTTCTTCAGACCCGTTATAGGGAGCGTCAGCATCGAGGAGGTGCTCATGGAGATGTTCTACGGGAAGTAG